The following is a genomic window from Solanum lycopersicum chromosome 6, SLM_r2.1.
CCTatgtgtggtgagaattacactatGTATTGTTATGCATCCagggttggtttgggtggtgttcttatgcagggtagtaaggtgatagcttatgcgtcCAGATAGCTCAAGGTTCATTAGAAGAATTATCCTACTCATGAActggagttggcagctgtggtgtttgcactgaaactgtggaggcactacttgtataGGTTGCATGTGGATGCGTTCAGAGTACACAAGAGTATCTAGTACGTGTTCACACAAAAAGAGTAGAATCTATGTCAGCAGAGATGGTTGGAGATGTTGAAgaactatgacatgaatgtccactaccatcAAGGTAAGGCAAATGTTGTTGCAGAGGCTTTGAGTAGGATGAGGAAGGGAAGTACATCCCATGTTGAGGATGGCAATAAGGAGTTGGTGAAACATATACATAGACTGGCAAGACTGGGAGTGCGGTTAGTATACTCTACGAGtaggggtgtttcagttcatccaAGTTCAGAATCATCCTTACTAGTTGAAGGCAAGGAGGGTCAACATCTGGATCATTTTTTGATGAAGCTGAAGGAAACAGTGTTTATTATGATGAATAAGTCTTTTGCTTTGGGGGTTGATTacatacttaggtaccaagataggttgtgtgtaccagatgtggatAATTTGCGGACCAGGATCATCGAAGAGGCCTATGGTTCCACATACTCCATACTTCAAGGacccaccaagatgtatcatgatcttaaaaaTATCTATTTGTGGGATgacatgaagaaggacattgcacattatgtggccaagtgtcctaattaTCAGCAACTTAAGGCAAATCATTATAAACCTGGTGGTCTTACTCAAATTTGAGGTTCCGACATGGATATTGAAGACCACtaatatggacttcgttgtTGGTCTTCCGCATACTAgtagacaacatgactccatttgggttatTTTAGACAGGATGACTACGTCTACCCATTTTATCGATTTAAAGACTACTTATAGAGCCGACGATTATGCAAACTCTATATCGATGAAATTGTGAGATGACATGAGAtttctttgtctatcatttcatatagaggagctcagttcacttcacatttctAGAGATCGTTCCAAAAGATCTTAGGCACACAAGTGAAgcttagtactgcctttcatccttagACTTATGGGAATGGAGAGCTCACCATTCAAACATTGGAGGACATGCTTATGGCGTGTGTAATTGACTTCAAGGGAGTTGGGACAACCATCTGCCTTTGATATAGTTCTCTTATAATTACATCTATCACTCCAGTATTGGGATAGCACCGTTTGAGGCAATGTattgtaggaggtgtaggtatcCAGTTTGGTGGTTCTAGGTTAGAGATTTATCCATTTTTGGTCCTGAgttcattcatgaggccttagagaaggttagAGTGATTAGGGGCTAGTTGGCCACTGCTTATAGTCGCAAGAAGTCTTATGCAGACAACAGACAATGGCCCTTAGAGTTTGATATTGGTGAGCAgatctatttgaagatatcacctatgaagggggtgatgaggtttggcagcTAAAggaagttgagtccgaggtatgctaggccatatgagatcctgaGTGTGGGTTACTTGGCCTATCAGTTGGCATTGCCTGCGTAGTTAGCTTCTGATCATATagtttttcatgtttctatgtttaTTATGTTCCTAGGTGATCCAGGAATGATTCTACCTGTTGAAGATTTGGGTTCACTAAAGACTTGTCGTATGTGGAGGTACATATTGAGATTTTTGATTGACAGatcaagcggctgaggaaccAAGATATTGACACAGTGAAGATATTTCAGAGGAATCATCTTCTCGAGCgtgctacgtgggaggccgAGGAAAATATGACATcccgctaccctcatcttttcctctcttgaggttagacttcccaCTCTTCTGGctaagtttccttatctctccattcttTGTTGCTATTTGTTGATTGTGTATTGTCACTTTGTTATGATTTTACTAGAATTATCTGAAATAGCTAgtagtgtcatttggggacgaatgtttctgggggagataatgtaacaaccctaaaaacgGTTATGCTAAATAGTTCTTAATGTGATTAGAATGCCTACAATTAGACCGGGTTAACATGGATTGATCCGCATAAAACTAGACCTCTGTACCCTTACGACAGCAATGCCAACTAACTTGGGCAGTCTTTACCTCACTTAAAAAAGGGAAATCTTAACTTTGGAGGCTCTAGGGGTAAATTTGTGTTTTGCCAGTCTAAGGGTAGtatagtaattaccctaaatatataattaattaattagtatgtTAGAGGGGCATTTTGAGGAGATAAGGCCGAACATTAACTCTTAGAGTTAATTCTTGCTCCACCGGTTCGAACCTAGGTTAAAGCGATGAttgaaattgtttttgtttaagtagataaattaatctaattaatatttattatttattggatgatttaaaataaaagggaaatatgatttttattttttttatttattaaaaccttttttgactaagtcctaaacatGACTCCTAAGACTAAGGTAACTCTCTTTCACATTCAATCTCTCTTCTCCCATTCACGTTTCTCTCTTCCAAATAAcattcaagaaaagaaaatttaccaaggttcttcacacttgaagaattcacacaaaaatataagaaaaacaaacattAATCGATTACGTAAGCAAAGAGAAGGATTTACGTCGAGTGGGGTGTTGATCTTCCAGTTTTCGACGTGTGTGGAGAAATTTTGGGGAGGCAAGTCGAGGTTTGaatgtcaaaaaggtatgggttctcttatTTATTCGTCCCTTTTCCATGAGACCCCTAAGGTTCAGACGAATCTATTaagaaaactagggttgttcccctttgcatgtccctgtcactagatCCCAATGATtcgtaggatgggtatgtttgctggtataTATTAGGTGTGTATTGCATTTTCGTGATAAATATGTTCATATATGTGTGTTTCAAATCGTATGAATAACAACCTATGTGTTCCAAAACTATATGCATATGTGTGCAAAAATGTGACCGTGACTAGGTGTTCTCGGGTTAAGGCTCGAAAATTGTAATGTTAGGGTTGTGATCTTTCATACACAAACTTATGTAAATCctgatgttcatatgaagttTAATGTGGCTGAATTGAGTGAGAAACTCTTGGCTAATTTAATctatgaaaatgcacctaaaaagTTCTAAATTAACTATGAAAttccctaagaactaatgtcTAACTTGACGAAAAGATGCTGAagaaaaactacaaaatttCCAGTTTCAAATGttgtgaaaaaatgaaataaaaaaagtgaggtcatggacgattgaacctgtgacctcaccatgttaaaaaccatgaaaataaaaacgTAAAAAGTAATGGGGGGAAGAGGATGTGAACCATGGTTTTGGGCTGGAAAATGatgtatgaaaataagaaatgagaggagtggggtttgaacccacaacatCTTGGTCAATCCGAaggaatgaaaagaaaataagtgtgaggtgtgggaatcgaacgACGACCTCTAGGcgtaaaataaaagttaaatgaaaaataatgtgaggttgtgggggtttgatcccacaacctcatggtcAACTCGAAGAAGCGATGGATAAagagattaaaataaaaagtttctaTGGGGGTTggatcccacaacctctcgtccatgaaagagaaaaagtaaataaaagaaattaaaagaaaatgacgGCGATGGGGCTTGATCTTGGGTCCCAAATCCGTGtgaaccaaaataaaataaatgaaaaatgtaagtgttgtccaagggattcgaaaccgGGATCCCTTGCCCGAATTCCATaatgatacataagtcatacgtgaattaaattcaagaaaaatgcTGTCTacatagatcgaaatcgagatatttgcatacatacaagattcataagtcttgtaccacataatcttaggaagatattaatcacttaaacgaactataaatgaagcctcatgtattgtatttatagacccataagtctagcatacttttaaaaataagtgaaccaaagatgtatgtaatgaaatgatgtaaccatAGGAGAGTTAtttaagagtgtaaaacacactaaatgtccaaTTTCATTGGCACATgatgaaattaataatgaaatgataaaatgaacaatgaaatgatgaaaaccTAGAAGGCTTAAGTAAGAGTAtgaaatacactaaatggcaaaatgcattggcatatgatgacaTAAACATTCACTTAAAAATGGTGATTAATTATGAAGTAAAAATGTGCTAatattaatgaatgtggtgacaaaatgatagcaatctcaaatgagcctaagtaaatgttaccaaaatgtactcacctatgagaatgtaaaattaatgaagagaccagtctctatgagcattgtaatgaatgtattgagattaacagacttaatactaatgataagttaagaaatcatcaatttagcgatgatgtcctcatactagaagacagcttccatgacgtatgagttgaatgtaatggaaatttatactgagcaccaatagactagccatgagtggtgatgccttcatCGGGAATGGCGGAGGTTCACATCACTCTCATTAGATGATACTGTGCGTCATGCTAG
Proteins encoded in this region:
- the LOC138349252 gene encoding uncharacterized protein, whose product is MNVHYHQGKANVVAEALSRMRKGSTSHVEDGNKELVKHIHRLARLGVRLVYSTSRGVSVHPSSESSLLVEGKEGQHLDHFLMKLKETVFIMMNKSFALGVDYILRYQDRLCVPDVDNLRTRIIEEAYGSTYSILQGPTKMYHDLKNIYLWDDMKKDIAHYVAKCPNYQQLKANHYKPGGLTQI